The Gammaproteobacteria bacterium genome has a segment encoding these proteins:
- a CDS encoding NAD(P)H-binding protein, translated as MGPLTRRFLLACALTAVVAPGAGAAAGRHVLVFGGTGALGAEIVRLLVDQGDQVTVFTRPGSDRSLLAGLDVGFVEGDLLNAPDIEAAFRGREVDAVITAVRVETGDIHFYGKIMPPLTAAAKRAGVQQFIHSGAVGAGRNAEQFTGIGWERVPGLLDRLKDQGVGEDILRASGVPFTIIRNTRLHPPGTPATGKAELTEDQSTLLPMTRADLARLTVGCLGKADCLGKTFHVRDTSLTWPPPGTPAR; from the coding sequence ATGGGACCGTTGACCAGGCGTTTTCTCCTCGCATGCGCGCTCACCGCCGTGGTGGCGCCAGGCGCCGGCGCTGCCGCCGGCCGCCACGTGCTCGTCTTCGGCGGCACCGGGGCGCTCGGCGCCGAGATCGTGCGTCTGCTGGTCGACCAGGGCGACCAGGTCACGGTGTTCACCCGCCCCGGCTCGGACCGCTCGCTCCTCGCCGGGCTCGACGTCGGCTTCGTCGAGGGCGACCTCCTCAACGCCCCCGACATCGAGGCGGCCTTCCGCGGCCGCGAGGTCGATGCGGTCATCACCGCCGTGCGGGTCGAGACCGGCGACATTCATTTCTACGGCAAGATCATGCCGCCGCTCACCGCTGCGGCGAAGCGCGCGGGTGTGCAGCAGTTCATCCACAGCGGCGCGGTGGGTGCCGGGCGCAACGCGGAGCAGTTCACCGGCATCGGCTGGGAGCGCGTACCGGGCCTCCTCGACCGGCTGAAGGACCAGGGCGTCGGCGAGGACATTCTCCGGGCGAGCGGCGTGCCGTTCACCATCATCCGGAACACACGTCTGCATCCACCCGGCACGCCGGCGACCGGCAAGGCCGAGCTGACCGAGGACCAGTCCACGCTGCTGCCCATGACCCGCGCCGATCTCGCGCGGCTCACCGTCGGCTGCCTCGGCAAGGCCGATTGCCTCGGCAAGACCTTCCACGTGCGCGATACCTCGCTCACCTGGCCGCCCCCCGGGACACCGGCACGCTAG
- a CDS encoding cytochrome c — protein MHPARRLAIAALFASAAAGAGDDATALAQASGMELFGQFCASCHGPSGRGDGPVAPTLKATVPDLTAIGARDGSFPAQRVRDMIDGRAMIPAHGTREMPVWGYEFEARVTSGLPARATAQNMTDRVVEYLRSIQQPATR, from the coding sequence ATGCACCCCGCCCGCCGACTCGCCATCGCCGCCCTGTTTGCTTCTGCCGCCGCCGGCGCGGGCGACGACGCCACGGCGCTCGCGCAGGCGAGCGGCATGGAACTGTTCGGACAGTTCTGCGCGAGCTGCCACGGCCCGTCGGGCCGGGGTGACGGCCCGGTCGCGCCCACGCTGAAAGCGACAGTGCCGGACCTGACCGCGATCGGCGCGAGAGACGGCAGCTTCCCGGCGCAGCGCGTGCGCGACATGATCGACGGGCGCGCGATGATCCCGGCGCACGGCACACGCGAGATGCCCGTGTGGGGCTACGAATTCGAGGCGCGGGTAACCAGCGGCCTGCCGGCGCGGGCCACTGCCCAGAACATGACCGACCGGGTCGTGGAATATCTCCGGTCGATCCAGCAACCCGCCACGCGCTAG